DNA sequence from the Rhizoctonia solani chromosome 10, complete sequence genome:
CTGGCTTGTCCCGGATGTCCCGCAGCTAATGCATTGTGCCTAGATTCCAAGATAAGGTTTCTAATAGTATCATCCTtaggtacaaagattttcCCTTGATGCCATAGTAATCCTTCTTTTAGTTCCCAATCTGTGACCTTTTCCTTGCCCTGAAGTTTATGTAGGATTTCTTTCAGACGGTTATCCTCATAAATGGCTTTGCCAATTAgatcattgatttcctgatccAGAGTGATTGATGCAATGaaaagttccggtttcaggagaacttggttctctacccctcCTTCAAGGGGCACTAAATTGTAGCGTTGTGAGAGGATATTGGCTTTTTTATTCTGTGCTCCAGGCCTGTAAATGATCTGGAAATTATAGTCCACTAGGAAGTTTGCCCATTGGATTTGACGTTTGTTCAAAGATTGTGATGTGGaaaagtattccaagttcttaTGATCTGTCAGAACCTGAACTGGTAGTTCCAACCCTTCTAATAAATGACACCATTCCTTgaatgccctaatgactgctaatagctccttgtcaaaaaTATTGTAATTCTTTTCAGCTGGTGAtagggattttgataaaTATGCTACAGGGCCCAGTTTCCCTTCAAGGTTATGCTGGGATAGTATTGCTCCAGTGGCATAGTTTGATGCGTCACATTCCACGTAAAATTGTCTTGTGGTATCAGGTTGTAAAAGCAGAGGTGCGGAGGTAAGGCATTTCTTTAGACCATTgaaggattgttgttctgttaagtcccatttccaagtacTATCTTTTTTGAGCAAATTGTACAAGGGTTGTGCCATGTTGCCAAAATTGGGGATAAATTGTCTATAAAAattcacaaatcctaagaattcctggatgtttttgacattcttaggtgttgaccaattcattgcATCTGTGACTTTAGATTGATCAACTTCTATGCCAAATTTGGATATAATAAACCCTAAATAATCGATTTTcttgacatggaagtggcatttcTTGATGTTGCAAAAGAGGTTGTTGTCCTGTAGCCTCCTGAGTACTTCTTGCACATGAATTTTGTGGTCTTCTTTGTTCAAGGAAAAGACTAAAATATTGTCcaggtatatgatgacgtAAACATCCAATAGGTCTctgaatatctcattcatcatatcttgaaaagccgccggtgcatttgttaatccaaaaggcatgaccaaatattcaaataatccgtattttgttttgaaggctgttttccatttgttgccttctttAATTTGGACTAAGTTATATCCTGCTCTGAGGTTGAATTTACTAAAAATCTTAGCACCTTGTAGTTTCTTGATAAGATTTTGTGGCAAGGGTAGGGGGTAGgcattcttcttggtcatgctgttCAGTCATTGATAATCTACACACATGCGTAATTTCCcgtttttcttcttgacaaATAATATGGGAGAGGCCATTGGGGACTTAGACGGGCAGACCAGACCTGCTTTTAGTTGCTTTTCAATGGTTTCCCTAAGTTTGGCATCTTCCCTTGGGCCTAGGCTGTAGATGGGGCCATGTTGGGGTTTTGCGTCAGGGAGCAATTTGATAGCAATATTGTAAGGACGGTGAGGAGGCAATTTGGATGATTCTTCCTCGGAAAAAACCCTGGAAAATTCTTGATAAGGGATGGGGATTTCTTCTACCGCTTTAAGTTCTAAAACGGCAGGTATTGATAAACAATTATTGGAGCAATATGATGAATTAAAAACAAGCGTGTGCTTTTCCCATGaaatttggggattgtgctTTTTTAGCCACGCCATTCCTAAAACTAActgatgattgccaatgttTGAAATATGGCAGTCTAGCTCTTTGGtatgattgccaatggtacatttaaaACAAGTGAAATGGGTGATTTGGCCGGAATCAATTTCTCAACCATCAATGACACGTAATTTTTTAGGGATTGGGTGTAGATATGTGGGGAGTTGGTGTGTTTTAACCAAAAGAGGGTgtatgaagcaagaagttgctccagaatcaatcatggcttttccctGAAAGGGTTTTGCCAAAAAGCTAGATTTTTGAGTTTTGGGAGattcacacggatttgcagtaaacaacgcatatatttgagatgagTTACATAAAGAAAGAATTTCTAAGTCGTTGTTTACATGATGCAAATCCGctagcatacagccaagtgccttactccttaatcggccttggcttttccttttcctgaCTCCTCCTTGTCAGAGACAACTTTGATCCGATTTTCCtctttaggcctttcccaagaccattcaacgttagccacatgtccagacatgggcttagaGGGACAATTGCGCGCAAAATGACCTTTTCCGCCGCATACATGGCATGTAAGGCTTGAAAATcctcttccatcaagatccatggggCCTGGACCTTTAGAGTTTGAGGCTAGAACAGGAGTAGGCGCAATGATGGTTTTAACAGGCGTAGCGGCAGCAGGGCATTCATCTTTTTTGAGGgatgggaatgggatcatTGTGTCCTTGGTTTCCCCATTCCACCTGATGTTGGGCATATTGCCAGAAGTTGTGCATACAATTGAGGTGAtggcgcctttcttggcgcggcgAGTAGTGGGATCAATCATGTAGACATTGTCCCCAACGTTGAGACAAGTGCGAGCGGGAGTGGGGTtggaagtggaagtggggacaACAGTAGGAGTGGCACAAACAGTGGAGACAGAGGGGTTGGATAGACGTGTAGATTCAATATGGTTAGCAATTTCCTCTGCCTTGTCATAAACCTGTTGGGCTGTAGCGcgacgccattggaacatagtgGATAGCATAATATCCTTGATTTCATTTTTTAGACCGTCATAGTACTTGTCGCGCAGTGTCTCATTGCTGTAACCCAGGGACACGGAGTATTGTTGGAATTCCCGGGTATATTCCTGAACCAATGCCTTCTGCCGCAAGTTATTCCATTTTTGACGGTACTTCTCATCGCAATTAGTGTCCACATAATGCTTAGTGAACTCTGCCCAGAATATGCCAATATCCTCCAATAATGGGACCGCTTCTCCCCTGAAAACCTTCCTTTCTTTATAGGGGCAAACCCAATCTTCTGCTGCACCTTCAAAATATGACGTTACCCACAATATTTTCTCTTTGTGGGATCTATTAGCTccttttgcccttatataTGCCTGACAGGCAATAATAAAGTTGAGGGCGTCTTCCTTTTTACCACCAAActtgttgggcttggcaAACTTCAGATCTGAATTAGAAGATGTAGGGGCAGGTGGgggattggtggaggtggctgcgCTAGTAccagcaggtggaggtggaggagctGTGGAACGTGAAGGGGAAAGGTGAATAAGCTGGTCTTGCACTACTTGGATGGAAGCAGCcgctccttggatttggttGGAATAAAATATATGTTGATTACGTGATTGCTCTCAATGTTCCTCTAATTCTGCCCTTAACAACGCAATTTGATCATGTTGCGCATCATAGGATCCTTGTAGTTGAGAGAATTCTTTTTTTAAAATCATCATGTTTTGGGCAACcatgttgtaaattgggggaaaagaggttgagactctggtgctgagcagagtctgtgttggaagatttcccaatttccaagctaagtaaagaagtagcttctttagggttctctgggtctagctatcttgaatacaatcaactacagatatatcttttctcagtgtaaagtgtcttagtaagtatttctgtaagagcaagagtactggctcaggttccctttggcagagatagttatgtaagtttcactcctagttgcaggaactaactggttacttagtatatatccttctttaaggatgattgccttctgttcacttaacctaagaactctgtatcaggtctacaacctttccacactatgggtacttgggagatccacttatacaagtttaagttatttgaaatcttgaggcacaatatatcacacaattgaggggggcaagcccaaacccaagagtgacagtcaacagtaacagtgagtggtaagagtgaagggtgggtgccctccaagggtatgcaagagtccccttttataccctagagtggcaaggttactgagtcattcacctagtcagagtatgaatatgacttgcttaggactgtgcttcctaagactttgattggtgggtgggaaggcacagatatgactaggatggaatgtggctgctcttgggttgaactgcaattagttaaaaatagaaacatctaaatacatgactcagtctatcaagaaatgcttggcagccaatgagcacttagagtgagtcattagtgtgagtcattctggtggcaagcagaatgactcataagcaggattcgcagtgccactagaaattactagataaggagaaccttagtaatctcatgagaggtatgactcaattaagctaggaataaggttcatttcccaagttagagctagtcaagtgatgagctagatgtaaagatacaaatataatgattagtaaggtacttgagccacatagataaaatcttgtgaagctaatatctccatgaaatcttatcgtatgagcacgtgacaggcagcgttagaacgagcggaaggagctctattgaacgatatgtaacacatacagtcaatatgagcgttacatagagtaatgacaggaataatggaaaataggagtcaaatggccattaaatcagaaagtcagatatatacagattattgtggatggtgagctgtgaatgcaaaaaggtgtgatacataacaggGTAAAcattcttttttgtccggttattcaagcggcggtagtcaacaactaAACAACGGGAACCATCTTTTTTAGGGACAAACATCACGGGGGAGCTGATGGGAGATTTGCTAGGACGTATTTTGCccgccttgagtttgtccctaagccagtccttgagcgtGGCGGACTCAGCGTCGGTCATACTATAGAGAGGCAAATTAAGGGGGCCTTCCTTGGTGAGTTCAATTCCAATGTCGCAGTGCCTGTGAGGTgggagcttattgaattcttcttctccaaataccttagcgtattggtggtacttggagggtactccttcaaggggtttcttgtcagcttcctcctctttggcaatggctacGTGTTCTGGGGGCGTGTGAGGGAATGAGAGGGTGCGCAAGTTCCAATCTATTTCCGGGTTATgggcgtccaaccattttAGGCCTAAGATGGCTGAGTGGTTTCCAGTGTTACATATGAGGAATGTTTCCGTCatcttcttgccatcaaaggtaAAGGTTAGTGacgcctttttccagattttgccagcctgggggcttgacccatcgagcatagtaacggtgcgGGGAGTTGGGAGGTCTATGAGAGGTAGGCGTAATGCCTCAGCGGTACGGGGGTGAAGGAATGacaatgtggcgcctgagtctatcaggacttctaagtgttccgcttgtttctctggtttaatCGAGATTGTGAACAGGGGGGaaattctattgttactatccaatatattacaaatttcaataaaaccagagtccttggggtccttgcgcgcggcagcaggtacccttactcttttcccaactggtacttggagtctttgccaatcttggcggtttccttggccttcccctTTTCCTCGATaggggtggccttccagcccgtgcggcacTCTGCAAACTTATGACCCATTTTACCGCATTTGATacaggcgcctgcggcgcggcggcaatTGCGTTCCTCCTCCgatacaaagttggggtcatcGGAGAGCTTCTTCAAACCGGTAGTTGATTGaccggtacttgtcccccttgcggggttggatgatttgctagacttattatcccttggtgggtggctagcgcgctctttgcggagagcgttgttgatgacaagtgctgcgttttgcagctcgaGGAGGGTGCGGGGTTGGTGCTTGCGGGTGGCAAtctggcggctgacctcccagtggaggccgcgggcaaactggcctcaaAGGGctgcgttgttccagtccagttccatcgctagggtcctgaactttgtgatgtagtccgtgcatgtgccggactgggtgagagtggtgatcttccgcttggcagcccttgtggcgtcagggtcacCAAATGCCGCCAAAAACTCCAGTTTGAAACCTTTGACCGTCTGAATAATGGCCCGGTGCGAGCCTAGCTGGTTgaggtgagggtgggcccaggccccagcagtgtccttcatattcatcaagaggaaggatAATACCTCTTGATTGGTGGGGAACATTTGGGAGTTGAGACGGGTCCAGGCTAACATACGAGTTAGCCACTGCTTTGCTtcgctccctattttgcctgtgtaggcgtcggggtggtcaaccttgactgGAGCGGGATAggcggcaactggagccggaggtggaggggcggATGTCCCAatcggggattggagacgcagagatggagggggagatggtaCTTGCGGGGGAGCAgctcttcttggggttgACCTTGGGTTCTTCTGACCAGAAGGGGACCCTACTAGCCAATCCAACAGGCTCGGTTTTtggtagggggcgtggcgtttcttccacagCCTTGGTTTGGAGTCCTTTGGGTGTGCGGGGACCATGGGTTTGTAGGGACCtgagcccatccttgacaacattgacagTTTGGGAGATGTTCTCAACATTTGTCCGGGTCTCGATTCCGGCTTCCTTGATCTCGGCAATTTCTTGCTCAAGGCGTTCaatttggccaaggaggccaaggaggagccgTGTGACTTGTTCAAGGGATACCTTGCCAAATTCAACAGAGGTGGTTGGCGGAAGTGCGGGTTCCAGGTATCCTTGATCAAAGGGGGATTGGGCTTGAGAGGCTGTCCTGGAGCGGGTAGCCATGGTCGGTTgtgggtaggagcggccagcgtgtgAAGAGGCCCGCAAAGAAGAGCGCGTGGGGGTAcgcaaggtaatggtgggcaagtggGAGTGATGGGGGCtatgtagccaagggtgcctatatcaggacttatggggcgctttattgttctggcgctaagagtctgcgtcaaccgcctagcgttggacagtcc
Encoded proteins:
- a CDS encoding Retrotransposable element Tf2 protein gives rise to the protein MAWLKKHNPQISWEKHTLVFNSSYCSNNCLSIPAVLELKAVEEIPIPYQEFSRVFSEEESSKLPPHRPYNIAIKLLPDAKPQHGPIYSLGPREDAKLRETIEKQLKAGLVCPSKSPMASPILFVKKKNGKLRIMTKKNAYPLPLPQNLIKKLQGAKIFSKFNLRAGYNLVQIKEGNKWKTAFKTKYGLFEYLVMPFGLTNAPAAFQDMMNEIFRDLLDVYVIIYLDNILVFSLNKEDHKIHVQEVLRRLQDNNLFCNIKKCHFHVKKIDYLGFIISKFGIEVDQSKVTDAMNWSTPKNVKNIQEFLGFVNFYRQFIPNFGNMAQPLYNLLKKDSTWKWDLTEQQSFNGLKKCLTSAPLLLQPDTTRQFYVECDASNYATGAILSQHNLEGKLGPVAYLSKSLSPAEKNYNIFDKELLAVIRAFKEWCHLLEGLELPVQVLTDHKNLEYFSTSQSLNKRQIQWANFLVDYNFQIIYRPGAQNKKANILSQRYNLVPLEGGVENQVLLKPELFIASITLDQEINDLIGKAIYEDNRLKEILHKLQGKEKVTDWELKEGLLWHQGKIFVPKDDTIRNLILESRHNALAAGHPGQARTLELVSRNYYWPSMKKFVNSYVPVGLLKPLQIPKRPWEDIAYDMIVGLPISEGFDAILTVIDRFSKMVHFIPTQSTALAIDIANLFITYIWKLHGLPRSTVSDRGPTFNAKFICHLYKRLDIKPTYSTAYHPQTDGQTEQIQREAEIFIRMFGNHRQLDWVSLLPLAKFALNNLKQSSMGKSPFQICYGLNPQFSVGQKTDKSTPNADEHAEFLEKGYDEVKAALSLLQERMKYFYNQRHREEEEIQVGDKVWLSHQNISTNRPSIKLSHKKLGPYLVVKKIGLHAYKLQLPHTMRIHPVFHINLLTKFHPNPHGRDPPQPAPIITEEGEEEYEVEKILDSKWKG
- a CDS encoding Retrotransposable element Tf2 protein; translated protein: MATRSRTASQAQSPFDQGYLEPALPPTTSVEFGKVSLEQVTRLLLGLLGQIERLEQEIAEIKEAGIETRTNVENISQTVNVVKDGLRSLQTHGPRTPKGLQTKAVEETPRPLPKTEPVGLATAPPQVPSPPPSLRLQSPIGTSAPPPPAPVAAYPAPVKVDHPDAYTGKIGSEAKQWLTRMLAWTRLNSQMFPTNQEVLSFLLMNMKDTAGAWAHPHLNQLGSHRAIIQTVKGFKLEFLAAFGDPDATRAAKRKITTLTQSGTCTDYITNRQIATRKHQPRTLLELQNAALVINNALRKERASHPPRDNKSSKSSNPARGTSTGQSTTGLKKLSDDPNFVSEEERNCRRAAGACIKCGKMGHKFAECRTGWKATPIEEKGKAKETAKIGKDSKYQLGKDNNRISPLFTISIKPEKQAEHLEVLIDSGATLSFLHPRTAEALRLPLIDLPTPRTVTMLDGSSPQAGKIWKKASLTFTFDGKKMTETFLICNTGNHSAILGLKWLDAHNPEIDWNLRTLSFPHTPPEHVAIAKEEEADKKPLEGVPSKYHQYAKVFGEEEFNKLPPHRHCDIGIELTKEGPLNLPLYSMTDAESATLKDWLRDKLKAGKIRPSKSPISSPVMFVPKKDAPPPPPAGTSAATSTNPPPAPTSSNSDLKFAKPNKFGGKKEDALNFIIACQAYIRAKGANRSHKEKILWVTSYFEGAAEDWVCPYKERKVFRGEAVPLLEDIGIFWAEFTKHYVDTNCDEKYRQKWNNLRQKALVQEYTREFQQYSVSLGYSNETLRDKYYDGLKNEIKDIMLSTMFQWRRATAQQVYDKAEEIANHIESTRLSNPSVSTVCATPTVVPTSTSNPTPARTCLNVGDNVYMIDPTTRRAKKGAITSIVCTTSGNMPNIRWNGETKDTMIPFPSLKKDECPAAATPVKTIIAPTPVLASNSKGPGPMDLDGRGFSSLTCHVCGGKGHFARNCPSKPMSGHVANVEWSWERPKEENRIKVVSDKEESGKGKAKAD